In Scyliorhinus canicula chromosome 18, sScyCan1.1, whole genome shotgun sequence, a single window of DNA contains:
- the LOC119952825 gene encoding outer dense fiber protein 3-like gives MPGTPGPGAYNPGSAPHLNEHRSPAYSMGSRTRYRKLDVVPAPNSYTLPALMGPKVPTKPSSASFSVTGRTRREDLTKTPGPGRYNRTDPNIYLRKLPAYSMLGRYELPTYYTQQPGPGAHSPEKVTVNKPSIPAFSMGMRHSEFVTPLIIDMTD, from the coding sequence ATGCCAGGAACACCTGGACCTGGCGCCTATAATCCAGGGAGTGCCCCCCACCTCAATGAACACAGATCACCAGCGTATTCCATGGGATCCCGAACTCGATACCGCAAGTTGGATGTTGTTCCTGCTCCGAACAGCTATACTCTTCCAGCATTAATGGGACCAAaggttcccaccaagccttccaGCGCTAGTTTCTCAGTCACTGGGAGGACGAGAAGAGAAGATCTGACCAAAACCCCAGGGCCTGGCCGCTACAATCGCACTGACCCTAACATTTACCTTCGGAAACTTCCAGCTTACTCGATGCTGGGCCGATATGAATTGCCCACCTATTACACCCAGCAGCCAGGACCTGGAGCCCATAGCCCTGAAAAGGTGACCGTCAATAAGCCAAGTATCCCAGCGTTCTCTATGGGAATGAGGCATTCAGAGTTCGTCACCCCTCTTATCATTGACATGACAGATTGA